Proteins from one Planctomyces sp. SH-PL62 genomic window:
- a CDS encoding ATP-dependent DNA helicase, with protein sequence MPLDPASILGPDGAVARRLSRYEVRDEQLRMADAVARAIEGGGHLMVEAGTGVGKSFAYLVPAILAAVEMKKKVVVSTHTIALQEQLLRKDIPFLRSVMPQEFSAVLVKGRGNYISLRRMDVAASRAGSTFHRPEEFDQLAEMRVWAGQTPDGTRSDLDFKPLPSVWDAVQSENGNCLGRQCPRQKECFYFQARRRIWTANILIVNHALFVSDLAMRASGYGLLPDYDVAIFDEAHTLEAVAGEHLGIQVSNVGVDYTLSRLYNERTKKGSLAFYGLSDAVAQVRQARTAADDFFESVAQWHGRQSTPTARVRNPLEVSTALVEELRKLSTAIDRGAETIESAEHHIELSAAGERCDALADQVQSWVKQGIEQQVYWVESEAGPRRRVRLASAPLDVGPTLRRTLFEQTPTCILTSATLCVGSPPKFEFLKARLGLTRAETLALGSPFDYPNQVKIHLARNLPDPSSQPQDFERDVIGAIAHYLERTQGKAFVLFTSYKMLEAAARALTPWLAERNIALFAQSDGLPRSKMVEAFKSDVNSVIFGADSFWQGVDVPGESLSNVIIVRLPFSVPTHPLLEARLEDIRRRGGNPFVEYQIPEAVIKLKQGFGRLIRTRTDRGIVAILDPRVLTKPYGKTFLNSLPDCPRIVDKDDFARPSAR encoded by the coding sequence ATGCCATTGGACCCCGCCTCGATCCTCGGGCCCGATGGCGCGGTCGCCCGCCGGCTCTCCCGCTATGAAGTGCGAGACGAGCAGCTTCGCATGGCCGACGCCGTCGCGCGCGCCATCGAGGGGGGGGGCCACCTGATGGTCGAGGCCGGGACGGGGGTCGGCAAGAGCTTCGCCTACCTCGTGCCGGCGATCCTCGCGGCGGTCGAGATGAAGAAGAAGGTCGTCGTCTCGACCCACACGATCGCGCTCCAGGAGCAGTTGCTCCGCAAGGACATCCCGTTCCTGCGCTCGGTCATGCCCCAGGAGTTCTCGGCCGTCCTGGTCAAGGGGCGGGGGAATTACATCAGCCTGCGACGGATGGACGTGGCGGCGTCGCGCGCGGGGTCGACTTTCCACCGGCCCGAGGAGTTCGACCAGCTCGCCGAGATGCGGGTCTGGGCGGGCCAGACGCCGGACGGGACGCGGTCGGACCTGGATTTCAAGCCGCTCCCCTCGGTCTGGGACGCCGTGCAGAGCGAGAACGGGAACTGCCTGGGCCGCCAGTGCCCGCGCCAGAAGGAGTGCTTCTACTTCCAGGCCCGGCGGCGGATCTGGACGGCCAACATCCTGATCGTCAACCACGCCCTGTTCGTCAGCGACCTGGCGATGCGGGCCTCGGGCTATGGGCTGCTCCCGGATTACGACGTGGCGATCTTCGACGAGGCGCACACGCTGGAGGCGGTGGCGGGGGAGCACCTGGGGATTCAGGTCTCGAACGTCGGCGTCGATTACACGCTCTCTCGGCTCTACAACGAGCGGACCAAGAAGGGGTCGCTGGCGTTTTACGGCCTGTCGGACGCCGTCGCCCAGGTCCGACAGGCCCGGACGGCGGCCGACGACTTCTTCGAGTCCGTGGCCCAGTGGCATGGGAGGCAGTCGACCCCCACGGCGCGGGTGCGGAATCCCCTGGAGGTTTCGACGGCGCTGGTGGAGGAGCTTCGCAAGCTGTCGACGGCCATCGACCGGGGTGCCGAGACGATCGAGTCGGCCGAGCATCACATCGAGCTGTCCGCCGCCGGCGAACGCTGCGACGCCCTGGCGGACCAGGTCCAGAGCTGGGTCAAGCAGGGGATCGAGCAGCAGGTGTACTGGGTCGAGTCCGAGGCCGGCCCCCGCCGCCGGGTGCGGCTGGCGTCCGCCCCGCTGGACGTCGGGCCGACGCTGCGGCGGACCCTGTTCGAGCAGACGCCGACCTGCATCCTGACCTCGGCGACGCTCTGCGTGGGCTCGCCGCCGAAGTTCGAGTTCCTCAAGGCCCGGCTCGGGCTGACGCGGGCCGAGACCCTGGCGCTGGGGAGCCCGTTCGACTACCCGAACCAGGTCAAGATCCACCTGGCGCGGAACCTCCCCGACCCGTCCTCGCAGCCCCAGGACTTCGAGCGCGACGTGATCGGCGCGATCGCGCACTACCTGGAACGGACCCAGGGGAAGGCGTTCGTCCTGTTCACCTCGTACAAGATGCTGGAGGCCGCGGCGCGGGCGCTGACGCCCTGGCTGGCCGAGCGGAACATCGCCCTGTTCGCCCAGAGCGACGGCCTGCCTCGATCGAAGATGGTGGAGGCGTTCAAGAGCGACGTGAACAGCGTCATCTTCGGGGCGGACAGCTTCTGGCAGGGGGTCGACGTGCCGGGCGAGAGCCTCTCGAACGTCATCATCGTCCGGCTGCCGTTCTCGGTCCCCACCCACCCGCTGCTGGAGGCCCGGCTGGAGGACATCCGCCGCCGGGGCGGGAACCCGTTCGTCGAGTACCAGATCCCGGAGGCCGTCATCAAGCTGAAGCAGGGGTTCGGCCGCCTGATCCGCACCCGGACCGACCGGGGCATCGTGGCGATCCTCGATCCCCGCGTCCTGACCAAGCCGTACGGCAAGACCTTCCTCAACTCGCTCCCCGACTGTCCCCGGATCGTCGACAAGGACGACTTCGCGAGGCCCTCCGCCCGCTGA
- a CDS encoding iron-containing alcohol dehydrogenase family protein — protein sequence MTLKTQIAIPSLVRVKSGALDRLGLYLKRNAHSRAMVLVSRGMVPAYVDRVRESFAAEGVACDDWIEVDDASFERAAELFAGVRKEIKAVVGLGGGKALDVAKYVAFLARLPYYATPTSLSNDGFCSPQSSLTVQGRRKSLAAALPFAVVVDLEVCKDAPRSLWLSGIGDLASKITAIHDWKLAFHAVGEPVDDFAALLSDATVYQFLGQPSFDIQGAQLLSTSLMFNGVAMEICGSSRPASGSEHLISHALDAIAERPRLHGLQVGVATYLMSLLQRNQSERIDRLFDQTGFWDQIRDDPFSRDEWSRAIRLAPSIKEDFYTVLSQEGAVDRAISLLDEDERLKPCFIGAFARRESTDHRD from the coding sequence ATGACCTTGAAAACGCAGATCGCGATCCCCTCGCTGGTCCGGGTCAAGTCCGGGGCGCTGGACCGCCTCGGGCTCTATCTGAAGCGAAACGCCCACTCCCGCGCGATGGTGCTCGTCAGCCGGGGGATGGTCCCGGCCTACGTCGATCGGGTGCGGGAATCGTTCGCGGCGGAGGGCGTCGCCTGCGACGACTGGATCGAGGTCGACGACGCCTCGTTCGAGCGGGCGGCCGAGCTGTTCGCGGGCGTCCGCAAGGAGATCAAGGCCGTCGTCGGACTCGGGGGAGGGAAGGCCCTGGACGTCGCCAAGTACGTCGCCTTCCTGGCCCGGCTCCCCTACTACGCCACGCCGACCTCGCTCTCGAACGACGGGTTTTGCAGCCCCCAATCGAGCCTGACCGTCCAGGGTCGGCGCAAGTCGCTGGCCGCGGCGCTGCCGTTCGCGGTGGTGGTCGACCTGGAGGTCTGCAAGGACGCCCCCAGGTCCCTCTGGCTCTCGGGCATCGGCGACCTGGCCTCGAAGATCACCGCCATCCACGACTGGAAGCTGGCGTTCCACGCCGTCGGCGAGCCGGTCGACGACTTCGCCGCCCTGCTCTCCGACGCCACGGTCTACCAGTTCCTGGGACAACCCTCGTTCGACATCCAGGGCGCGCAGTTGCTGAGCACGTCTCTGATGTTCAACGGCGTCGCCATGGAGATCTGCGGCTCGTCGCGACCGGCCAGCGGCAGCGAGCATCTGATCTCCCACGCCCTCGACGCCATCGCCGAGCGGCCGCGCCTCCACGGCCTCCAGGTCGGAGTCGCCACCTACCTCATGAGCCTCCTCCAGCGAAATCAGAGCGAGCGCATCGACCGCCTGTTCGACCAAACCGGCTTCTGGGACCAGATCCGGGACGATCCCTTCTCCCGAGACGAATGGTCCCGCGCCATCCGGCTCGCCCCTTCGATCAAGGAGGATTTTTACACCGTCCTTTCTCAAGAAGGGGCCGTCGATCGGGCGATCTCACTCCTGGATGAGGACGAACGTCTGAAGCCCTGCTTCATCGGCGCGTTCGCGCGCCGAGAATCGACCGACCACCGAGATTGA
- a CDS encoding HAD-IB family phosphatase, with translation MSHDPSPATPPRSLLVTDFDGTLTREDFYQLAIKQLLPADLPDYWGEYRAGRLTHFQALQAYFSHIRDDERAILNVVDQMHLEPRLAECLRELDRAGWDVVVTSAGCAWYIDILLGKAGVDIPVYSNPGRFEPGRGLMMEPPPPGPFFCNELGVDKAGVVRHGLGEGRRVAFAGDGFPDQEAAKLVPESLRFARGDLARTLTEQGLGFVPYERWSEVAERLCGATPAVAKGG, from the coding sequence ATGTCCCACGATCCCAGCCCCGCCACGCCCCCGCGTTCCCTGCTGGTCACCGACTTCGACGGCACCCTGACCCGCGAAGACTTCTACCAACTCGCGATCAAGCAGCTCCTCCCCGCCGACCTCCCGGACTACTGGGGGGAGTACCGGGCCGGACGCCTGACCCACTTCCAGGCGCTCCAGGCTTATTTCTCCCACATCCGGGACGACGAGCGGGCGATCCTGAACGTCGTGGACCAGATGCACCTGGAGCCCCGACTCGCCGAATGCCTGCGCGAGCTGGATCGGGCCGGATGGGACGTGGTCGTGACCTCGGCCGGCTGCGCCTGGTACATCGACATCCTGCTCGGCAAGGCGGGAGTCGACATCCCGGTCTACTCCAACCCGGGGCGGTTCGAGCCGGGCCGGGGGCTGATGATGGAGCCCCCGCCGCCGGGACCGTTCTTCTGCAACGAGTTGGGGGTCGACAAGGCGGGCGTCGTCCGGCACGGGCTCGGCGAGGGACGCCGAGTCGCTTTCGCCGGCGACGGCTTCCCGGACCAGGAGGCGGCCAAGCTCGTCCCCGAATCCCTTCGATTCGCCCGCGGCGACCTGGCGAGGACGCTCACGGAACAGGGGCTCGGGTTCGTCCCTTACGAACGCTGGTCGGAGGTCGCCGAAAGACTCTGCGGAGCGACGCCCGCGGTGGCGAAAGGAGGATGA
- a CDS encoding dienelactone hydrolase family protein, translating into MNHTLRIVAASALALILNIHPDAIAGEPNSRPTRGKAEESPPPHGRVARHEMGTGPRSYLLYEPADPKPERAPVVVFLHGWFSVNPAIYGAWIDHLVRNGSTVVFPRYQNNVGTLPRDFLPNALHAVRDALVVLEGGRGHVRPEPGKFALIGHSAGGNLAAQLAALSANPRHGLPEVKATLAFFPGEVLPTREPLLSEIPASTLLVVAVGEEDVLVGDLRGRQIFAQATSVPRSRKRYLLFRSDRHGFPPLIAEHTAPSGANPKLDNGEGILRNLQLSMGEVNALDRAGFWRVADQTLEAAYAGRTLDEAAADSEAFTNLGYWSDGRKVLPPLMADHLDAVPRVILSNGIRLIPWEWPVKATDPPRSQEGETAQLK; encoded by the coding sequence ATGAACCACACGTTGCGAATCGTCGCCGCGAGCGCGTTGGCGCTCATCCTGAACATCCACCCCGACGCGATCGCCGGGGAGCCGAATTCGCGGCCGACCAGGGGGAAGGCCGAGGAGTCGCCGCCGCCCCACGGCCGCGTGGCTCGACATGAGATGGGCACCGGACCCCGCTCTTACCTGCTCTATGAGCCCGCCGACCCCAAGCCCGAGCGCGCGCCGGTGGTGGTGTTCCTCCACGGCTGGTTCTCGGTGAATCCCGCCATCTATGGCGCCTGGATCGATCATCTGGTCCGCAACGGCTCGACGGTCGTCTTCCCTCGCTATCAAAACAACGTGGGAACCCTCCCCCGCGACTTCCTCCCCAACGCCCTGCACGCGGTGCGGGACGCCCTCGTGGTCCTCGAAGGAGGTCGCGGGCACGTCCGGCCCGAGCCGGGCAAGTTCGCGCTCATCGGCCATTCGGCCGGCGGGAACCTCGCGGCGCAGCTGGCGGCCCTCTCGGCCAACCCTCGCCACGGGCTCCCCGAGGTGAAGGCGACCCTGGCGTTCTTCCCGGGCGAGGTCCTCCCCACCCGCGAGCCGTTGCTCTCCGAGATCCCCGCCTCCACGCTCCTCGTCGTCGCGGTGGGAGAGGAGGACGTCCTCGTCGGCGACCTGCGAGGCCGTCAGATCTTCGCCCAGGCCACGTCGGTCCCGCGCTCGCGGAAGCGATACCTGCTGTTCCGGTCGGATCGCCACGGCTTCCCTCCGCTGATCGCCGAGCACACCGCCCCTTCCGGGGCCAATCCGAAGCTCGACAACGGCGAGGGGATCCTCCGCAACCTCCAGTTGAGCATGGGAGAGGTCAACGCGCTGGACCGCGCCGGGTTCTGGCGGGTCGCCGACCAGACCCTCGAGGCCGCTTACGCCGGACGGACCCTCGACGAGGCCGCCGCCGACTCCGAGGCGTTCACGAACCTGGGCTACTGGAGCGACGGCCGCAAGGTCCTCCCGCCCCTCATGGCCGACCACCTCGACGCCGTCCCCCGCGTCATCCTGTCCAACGGAATCCGCCTCATCCCCTGGGAATGGCCGGTCAAGGCCACCGATCCCCCCCGCTCCCAGGAGGGCGAAACGGCCCAGCTCAAGTGA
- a CDS encoding efflux RND transporter periplasmic adaptor subunit: MMSIALSQRQPTHRSSWWTLAPWIASGVLLIVLALHLTMDLPGHLTRIGAASAAAVEATRAADVASPGRADGPPTVHLSPSKVEAAGITVAKVGVEQLPTELGVAGRIEVNADRRVEIRSRAAGIVREVHVLLGRKVKKGDPLVTLDSPDVGTARLNLRARQRELLTARVEAAWKEDIAGTVARLIPEISKGVDPGVLEKQFADKPLGSFRGLLLQTYSEFDIATHEEEKTLNLRSQNVIGEHPAIVARHTRQGLQAKLYSTIEQARFDAEQQRRLADQALKLAESAVVDAGQRLRILGVDEDIQELLDHADRAQDAARDEDVTAYRIVAPFDGTIITKSAVPSQRADPIDMLFVLADLSNVWVTANIPESDLAKIPTIKGGTVRLTATAFPDRIFEAELLSVGAMLDPTTRTVPLLARTENPDGLLRPGMFTRILFDGPAAEPALTIPSAAIVEIEGRTAVFQPGGGPTEAPSFALRNIDVGRRVGDRVVVASGLREGDAVVAKGAFVLKSELILENEPEED, encoded by the coding sequence ATGATGTCGATCGCTCTGTCTCAGCGTCAGCCGACGCACCGAAGTTCCTGGTGGACGCTGGCGCCGTGGATCGCCTCGGGCGTCCTGCTCATCGTGCTGGCGCTCCACCTGACGATGGACCTACCCGGCCATCTCACCCGGATCGGCGCGGCTTCGGCCGCGGCCGTGGAAGCAACTCGGGCCGCCGACGTCGCCTCGCCCGGGCGAGCGGACGGCCCGCCGACGGTCCACCTGTCGCCGTCGAAGGTCGAGGCGGCCGGTATCACCGTCGCCAAGGTGGGCGTCGAGCAGCTGCCGACCGAACTGGGCGTGGCCGGTCGGATCGAGGTCAACGCGGACCGTCGGGTCGAGATTCGCTCGCGGGCCGCGGGCATCGTCCGCGAGGTTCACGTCCTGCTCGGCCGGAAGGTCAAGAAGGGCGATCCGCTGGTCACGCTGGACAGTCCCGACGTCGGCACCGCGCGGCTCAACCTCCGAGCCCGCCAGCGCGAGCTGCTCACGGCGAGGGTCGAGGCCGCGTGGAAGGAGGACATCGCCGGGACCGTCGCTCGGCTGATCCCGGAGATCTCCAAGGGGGTCGACCCCGGGGTGCTGGAGAAGCAATTCGCCGACAAGCCCCTGGGCTCGTTCCGCGGCCTCCTCCTCCAGACCTACTCCGAGTTCGACATCGCCACCCATGAGGAGGAGAAGACCCTCAACCTCCGCAGCCAGAACGTCATCGGCGAGCATCCGGCCATCGTCGCCCGGCACACGCGGCAGGGCCTCCAGGCCAAGCTCTACTCCACGATCGAGCAGGCCCGGTTCGACGCCGAACAGCAGCGACGGCTCGCCGACCAGGCCCTCAAGCTGGCCGAGTCGGCGGTCGTCGACGCCGGCCAGCGGCTGCGCATCCTGGGCGTCGACGAGGACATCCAGGAGCTCCTGGACCACGCCGACCGGGCCCAGGACGCCGCGAGGGACGAGGACGTGACGGCCTATCGCATCGTCGCGCCCTTCGACGGCACGATCATCACCAAGTCGGCCGTCCCCAGCCAGCGGGCCGATCCCATCGACATGCTGTTCGTCCTGGCCGACCTGAGCAACGTCTGGGTCACGGCCAACATCCCCGAATCCGACCTCGCCAAGATCCCCACGATCAAGGGGGGGACCGTCCGGCTCACCGCCACCGCGTTTCCCGATCGGATCTTCGAGGCCGAACTCCTCTCCGTCGGCGCGATGCTCGACCCGACGACGCGGACGGTCCCGCTCCTGGCGCGGACCGAGAACCCGGATGGACTGCTCCGACCGGGGATGTTCACGCGGATCCTCTTCGACGGCCCGGCCGCCGAGCCCGCGTTGACGATCCCGTCGGCCGCGATCGTCGAGATCGAGGGCCGCACGGCCGTCTTCCAGCCCGGCGGCGGCCCGACCGAGGCCCCGTCGTTCGCCCTCCGCAACATCGACGTCGGCCGGCGAGTCGGCGACCGGGTCGTCGTCGCGTCGGGGCTTCGCGAGGGGGACGCCGTCGTCGCCAAGGGCGCCTTCGTCCTCAAGAGCGAGCTGATCCTCGAGAACGAGCCCGAGGAAGACTGA
- a CDS encoding sensor histidine kinase gives MSRMIKSHAERHVEPLSISPEPRLSPETETETDQSTSTLDQVEALRRQVTALQRISSLGILAGGVFHELNNALTPILNYAKLGLRNPDPDYRERALKRILEGAQRATTITGSMLGLSRPGRDPNHREPVDLGRLVEDVLRLVGKDLTRNRARLDLQIASRPFARVNAIQIQQVLINLLINARQAMPEGGVLRLRLAVDPSGRMVELSVADQGVGIAPEHLRSIFEPFFSTKTGPDAAGLGGTGLGLAVCRDIVEAHHGRIRAESRRGQGSTFTLLLPACPPPSDLDASTQAGAA, from the coding sequence ATGTCGCGCATGATCAAATCCCACGCCGAACGACACGTCGAACCCCTCTCGATCTCGCCCGAGCCCAGGCTCTCGCCCGAGACCGAGACCGAGACCGACCAGTCGACTTCGACCCTGGATCAGGTCGAGGCCCTTCGCCGACAGGTCACGGCGCTGCAACGGATCAGCAGCCTGGGGATCCTCGCCGGCGGCGTCTTCCACGAGCTGAACAACGCCCTGACCCCGATCCTCAACTACGCCAAGCTCGGCCTCCGCAACCCCGACCCCGATTACCGCGAGCGGGCGCTGAAGCGGATCCTCGAAGGCGCCCAGCGCGCCACGACGATCACCGGCAGCATGCTCGGACTCTCCCGGCCGGGACGCGACCCGAATCATCGCGAGCCGGTCGACCTCGGCCGGTTGGTCGAGGACGTCCTCCGACTGGTCGGCAAGGATCTGACCCGCAACCGGGCTCGGCTCGACCTCCAGATCGCCAGTCGTCCCTTCGCCAGGGTCAACGCGATCCAGATCCAGCAGGTCCTGATCAACCTGCTGATCAACGCCCGCCAGGCCATGCCCGAAGGGGGCGTCCTGCGGCTCCGCCTGGCGGTCGACCCCTCCGGCCGGATGGTCGAGCTGAGCGTCGCCGATCAGGGGGTGGGGATCGCCCCCGAGCACCTCAGGAGCATCTTCGAGCCCTTCTTCTCCACGAAGACCGGCCCCGACGCCGCCGGCCTGGGCGGGACGGGCCTCGGGCTCGCCGTCTGCCGGGACATCGTCGAGGCCCACCACGGCCGGATCCGGGCCGAGAGCCGAAGGGGCCAGGGCTCCACCTTCACCCTGCTCCTCCCCGCTTGCCCCCCCCCCTCCGATCTCGACGCCTCGACCCAGGCCGGCGCCGCCTGA
- a CDS encoding efflux RND transporter permease subunit, giving the protein MLNAIIEWSLNNRFFVLAGTALVAGMGVFAALHLPIDAVPDLTNVQVQVITEAPALSPLEVESLLSFPVEAAMSGLPDVEQIRSVSKFGISVVTIVFHEGTDILRARQLVSERIPRAAEAIPANYGKPTLGPIATALGEVFQFQVKAAAGSGITAMELRSILDWFVAYQLRKVPGVTEINAHGGELKTYQVEVDPDKLGPYKLSITDLFQALRDNNANVGGGYLVHEGEARYIRGVSQARSSEDIAAIVVDERDGVPVTIGSVASVHPAAMIRSGVATRDGEGEVVVGLVMMLIGQNGRRVVEDVKAEIAELQNSLPEGVTIEALYDRTHLISDTLDTVLHNLTAGGVLVIVVLLVMLGNLRGGLIVALAIPLSMLFAADVMYMTGVSASLMSLGAIDFGLIVDSSVIMVENCVRRLSHEGGTRPKQEIILDAAVEVRKPTMYGELIIAIVYLPILALQGQEGKLFRPMALTVIFALAGSLILSLTFMPVMASLGLSSKPREKELWLIRGIKRFYVPILDVFIARPFLAMGTALALIGVSLPIGANLGAEFMPKLNEGDLLVEAVQIPSAPLERAVTISTQIENLLKEFPEVRTVFCKTGRPEIANDVMGVHQTDVWTMLKPREEWREGMTRDRLIEEMDAALSENVPGVKFGFSQPIEMRVNELVAGVKSDVAALIYGPDLDVLRRKAAEIERVLSRIPGAHDVKVPSAGRLPLLKIAVRRDQLARYGIKASDVLDIVSALGGTTVGTVFEGQIRRPLQIRLPLSWRDDAEKIGSIRVIDSLGRPIPLKDLTDITMEEGPSEVERENIERRAYVGVNVRGRDMAGFVHEAERAIAEQVDLPAGYILRWGGQFEHLESAEKRLLVVASVALVLLFLLLYSSFKSMRLSLLIFTAVPTAATGGVFALAARGLPFSISAAVGFIALFGVAVLNGLVWVSAVEHLRHDGHESHDAAREASIVRLRPILMTALVAGLGFIPMALATTPGAEIQRPLATVVIGGLFTSTLLTTLVLPSIYPWFAPKEHSHFGA; this is encoded by the coding sequence ATGCTCAACGCCATCATCGAGTGGTCGCTCAACAACCGCTTCTTCGTCCTGGCCGGCACGGCCCTGGTCGCGGGGATGGGCGTCTTCGCGGCGCTTCACCTGCCGATCGACGCGGTCCCCGACCTGACCAACGTCCAGGTTCAGGTCATCACGGAGGCCCCGGCCCTATCGCCGCTGGAGGTGGAGTCGCTCCTGTCGTTCCCGGTCGAGGCGGCCATGAGCGGCCTGCCGGACGTCGAGCAGATCCGATCGGTCTCCAAGTTCGGGATCTCGGTCGTGACGATCGTGTTCCACGAGGGGACCGACATCCTCCGAGCCCGGCAGCTCGTCAGCGAGCGCATCCCCCGCGCCGCGGAGGCGATCCCCGCGAACTACGGCAAGCCGACCCTGGGGCCGATCGCCACCGCGCTGGGGGAGGTCTTCCAGTTCCAGGTGAAGGCCGCGGCCGGGTCCGGGATCACGGCGATGGAGCTGCGGTCGATCCTCGATTGGTTCGTCGCCTATCAGCTCCGCAAGGTGCCCGGCGTCACCGAGATCAACGCCCACGGCGGCGAGCTGAAGACCTATCAGGTCGAGGTCGACCCGGACAAGCTGGGCCCGTACAAGCTCTCGATCACCGACCTCTTCCAGGCCCTCCGCGACAACAACGCCAACGTCGGCGGCGGCTACCTCGTCCACGAGGGGGAGGCCCGCTACATCCGGGGCGTGAGCCAGGCCCGGTCGTCGGAGGACATCGCGGCGATCGTGGTCGACGAGCGCGACGGCGTGCCGGTCACCATCGGCAGCGTGGCTTCGGTCCACCCCGCGGCCATGATCCGCTCCGGGGTGGCCACCCGCGACGGTGAGGGCGAGGTCGTCGTCGGCCTGGTCATGATGCTCATCGGCCAGAACGGACGCCGCGTGGTCGAGGACGTGAAGGCCGAGATCGCCGAGCTCCAGAATTCGCTCCCCGAGGGGGTGACGATCGAGGCCCTCTACGACCGCACCCACCTGATCAGCGACACGCTGGACACCGTCCTGCACAACCTGACCGCGGGGGGCGTGCTGGTCATCGTCGTCCTGCTGGTGATGCTGGGGAACCTCCGGGGCGGCCTGATCGTGGCCCTGGCGATCCCGCTCTCGATGCTGTTCGCGGCCGACGTGATGTACATGACCGGCGTCTCGGCCAGCCTGATGAGCCTGGGCGCGATCGACTTCGGCCTGATCGTCGACAGCTCGGTCATCATGGTCGAGAACTGCGTGCGCCGGCTCTCCCACGAGGGGGGGACGAGGCCCAAGCAGGAGATCATCCTCGACGCCGCCGTGGAGGTCCGCAAGCCGACCATGTACGGCGAGCTGATCATCGCCATCGTCTATCTGCCGATCCTGGCGCTCCAGGGGCAGGAGGGGAAGCTGTTCCGACCGATGGCCCTGACCGTGATCTTCGCGCTGGCGGGCTCGCTGATCCTCTCATTGACCTTCATGCCGGTGATGGCCTCGCTGGGGCTCAGCTCGAAGCCGAGGGAGAAGGAGCTCTGGCTGATCCGCGGGATCAAGCGATTCTACGTGCCGATCCTCGACGTCTTCATCGCGCGGCCGTTCCTGGCCATGGGGACGGCCCTCGCGCTGATCGGCGTGAGTCTGCCGATCGGCGCCAACCTCGGGGCCGAATTCATGCCCAAGCTCAACGAGGGCGATCTCCTGGTCGAAGCCGTGCAGATCCCCTCGGCGCCGCTGGAGCGGGCCGTGACGATCTCCACCCAGATCGAGAACCTCCTCAAGGAATTCCCCGAGGTGCGGACGGTCTTCTGCAAGACGGGCCGGCCCGAGATCGCCAACGACGTGATGGGCGTCCACCAGACCGACGTCTGGACCATGCTCAAACCCCGCGAGGAGTGGCGCGAGGGGATGACGCGAGACCGCCTCATCGAGGAGATGGACGCGGCCCTCTCCGAGAACGTCCCCGGCGTGAAGTTCGGCTTCAGCCAGCCGATCGAGATGCGGGTCAACGAGCTGGTGGCGGGCGTCAAGAGCGACGTCGCCGCCCTGATCTACGGCCCCGACCTCGACGTCCTCCGCCGCAAGGCGGCCGAGATCGAGCGCGTCCTTTCCCGGATCCCCGGCGCGCACGACGTGAAGGTCCCCTCGGCGGGGCGGCTGCCGCTCCTGAAGATCGCCGTCCGCCGCGATCAGCTCGCCCGCTACGGCATCAAGGCGTCGGACGTGCTCGACATCGTCTCGGCCCTGGGCGGGACGACCGTCGGCACGGTGTTCGAGGGCCAGATCCGCCGCCCCTTGCAGATCCGCCTGCCGCTCTCGTGGCGCGACGACGCCGAGAAGATCGGCTCGATCCGGGTGATCGACTCCCTGGGCCGTCCGATCCCGCTCAAGGACCTGACCGACATCACCATGGAGGAGGGCCCCAGCGAGGTCGAGCGCGAGAACATCGAACGCCGGGCCTACGTCGGCGTGAACGTCCGGGGCCGCGACATGGCGGGGTTCGTCCACGAGGCCGAGCGGGCGATCGCGGAGCAGGTGGACCTTCCCGCCGGTTACATCCTCCGCTGGGGCGGGCAGTTCGAGCACCTGGAATCGGCCGAGAAGCGGCTCCTGGTCGTCGCGTCGGTCGCGCTGGTGTTGTTGTTCCTGCTCCTCTACAGCTCGTTCAAGTCGATGCGGCTGTCGCTCCTGATCTTCACCGCCGTGCCGACCGCGGCGACCGGCGGCGTGTTCGCGCTGGCCGCGCGGGGGCTGCCGTTCTCGATCTCGGCGGCCGTCGGCTTCATCGCGCTGTTCGGCGTGGCCGTGCTCAACGGCCTGGTCTGGGTCAGCGCCGTGGAACACCTGCGACACGACGGCCACGAGTCCCACGACGCCGCGCGGGAGGCGTCCATCGTCCGCCTCCGCCCGATCCTGATGACGGCCCTGGTCGCCGGCCTGGGCTTCATCCCGATGGCCCTCGCCACCACCCCCGGCGCCGAGATCCAGCGACCGCTGGCGACCGTCGTCATCGGCGGCCTGTTCACCTCGACTCTCCTGACCACCCTCGTGCTCCCCTCCATCTACCCCTGGTTCGCGCCGAAGGAACACAGCCACTTCGGGGCGTAA